In a single window of the Danio aesculapii chromosome 20, fDanAes4.1, whole genome shotgun sequence genome:
- the ptger2b gene encoding prostaglandin E receptor 2b subtype EP2, translating into MASQNISCREQISVSGGSPTIPAIMFFTGVLGNVVALILLEIRRRKQPASLFHVLVASLVITDLVGTFSVSPLVLTAYFSNTSMLGMNENRVVCGHFGYAMTFFSVVTLAILLSMAVERWLSIGHPFFYEKFLSKRCGYITIALIYLLCALFCASPFLGFGKYVQYCPGTWCFVDMDPSVSEHKAFNIVYASCLLLMIVCTVLCNASVIYHLSLMYRRLKAHRSSVRRQRGHKRHRSITKEVEHLVLLGFMTIAFVICSLPLVIQVYHNTLYHREGHRNTAIPLLFLSANPIIDPWVFIILSPPVPRLLWDKICKAAKSKPIREKVQSIHPVLYHSSPPAD; encoded by the exons ATGGCGTCACAGAACATCAGTTGCCGCGAGCAGATCAGCGTCTCTGGAGGATCTCCCACGATACCCGCGATCATGTTTTTCACCGGTGTCCTTGGGAATGTGGTCGCCTTAATCCTCTTGGAAATACGGCGGAGGAAACAACCAGCATCTCTATTCCACGTCCTGGTCGCATCTCTAGTCATCACGGATCTGGTGGGAACTTTCTCCGTCAGTCCTCTAGTTTTGACTGCGTACTTCAGTAACACGTCTATGCTCGGGATGAATGAAAACCGGGTGGTCTGCGGACACTTTGGATACGCGATGACATTTTTCAGCGTGGTGACCCTCGCCATTCTTCTGTCCATGGCCGTGGAGCGCTGGCTCTCCATCGGCCATCCTTTCTTTTACGAGAAGTTCTTGAGTAAACGCTGCGGGTACATCACCATCGCGCTCATTTACCTGCTGTGCGCGCTCTTCTGCGCCTCACCTTTCCTCGGGTTTGGGAAGTATGTCCAGTACTGTCCGGGAACGTGGTGCTTCGTTGATATGGACCCGTCTGTGAGCGAACACAAGGCGTTTAATATCGTCTACGCCTCTTGTTTGCTGCTCATGATAGTGTGTACTGTTTTGTGCAACGCGTCCGTCATTTATCACCTTTCGCTCATGTACCGGAGGCTCAAGGCGCACCGGAGCTCAGTCCGGCGGCAGCGCGGACACAAGAGACACCGCTCCATCACCAAGGAAGTTGAACATCTGGTGCTGCTAGGGTTCATGACAATAGCATTCGTCATTTGCTCTCTTCCTCTTGTG ATTCAAGTTTACCACAACACGCTCTACCACCGAGAGGGTCACAGAAACACTGCCATCCCCCTTCTCTTCCTCTCAGCTAACCCCATCATTGACCCCTGGGTGTTCATCATCCTCAGCCCCCCGGTGCCCCGTCTGCTCTGGGACAAGATCTGTAAAGCTGCAAAATCCAAACCCATCAGGGAGAAGGTGCAAAGCATTCACCCCGTCCTGTACCATTCAAGTCCACCTGCAGACTGA